The sequence below is a genomic window from Coffea arabica cultivar ET-39 chromosome 8e, Coffea Arabica ET-39 HiFi, whole genome shotgun sequence.
CTTGAGTGGATGCCGCAAGACCCATTCCATACTCTGAGATTTTGTTTCTAGACATGTTATTATTGGGTAGTCAAataaaaactataaaaaaaCTAAGTGATTAAAATTAATCAAATGTTAGATTGGGGCATAATGGACCTTCTTTTATAACAAAGTGACTTAACTAAAATTAGCTACTATGCATCAGTGATTAGAGATCTCATcgtaattataataaaaaaattaaaaagaattaaATGTCCCAAAAGTTCTATATTTCTGTGCACAATTAAGTAACATCTTGACCATAAAAAGGTTGTAAATTATGATTACCTGGAGCTGCATAACCGATTGATCCTTTTATGGCAATGGTACTGCTGGTTCTTTGCTCGGAAGAAGTGTGGACGGGTTTTGGGAGAAGCCTTGCCAATCCAAAATCACCCACATGAGCAACAAGATCATTGTCAAGAAGAATGTTACTTGGTTTTAGATCACAGTGAACAATCTCAGCTTCGCAGTGGTCGTGAAGATATTGCAATGCTGAAGCCACATCAATTGCAATATTTAGCTTCTGAAGAAGATTAAGACTTCTTGAGCTTGTTGCCTGATCAGTTGTCTCTGAAGGATGCAGCCACAGGTCCAGATTTCCATTTCCCATCAACTCATAGACTAGAGCTTTGAATTCATCACCCTTGGAATCAATACTGGAGCAATAACTCACGATAGAAACGAGGTTTCTATGGCGAATATTTCTCAATGCTTTGCACTCGGCCTTAAAACTTTTCGAAGCTCCGTTCTTTTGAAGATCAAGAACTTTAACTGCTACAAGCTTGTTGCCATGTTTTTCTAGCCTTCCTTCGTAGACAGATCCAAAATTTCCTGAACCAATTAAGTTTTCTGGAGAAAATCCAGAAGTTGCACGAAGAAGTTCATGGTAAGAAATTTGTAAGAGCTTATCAACTCTTGTAGGCATGGTAGAGAATCCTGCCGCCAttcttctttctcctttttgacAAACGAAGAAATACAACAACAATGCACCGAGAACCAGAAGCGTTGCTGGTAAAACAATGGACAGCAATATGACAACCTTCAgctttcctctgtttttcccCTTAATCACTGGGCAAGGTGGGAACTCCAATTCTGGAATGCCTCCACAGAGTTTTTTGTTGCCAATCAATGATATTTGACTCGCATTGCTGAAAACTCCTGTGTTTGGTATCTCACCCTCGATGTCATTGTGGGAAAGATTTAAGTAGCTCAAAAACTGAAGCTTCTCAAGTTCTTTTGGTATTGGACCAGTcaagttattacttgaaaggtCTACTTGCTGGATGCTCTTCAAAGAAGCCAAATTTGGTGGAATTGTTCCTTGGAAAAAATTGGATTGCATATAAAGATTCTCCAGATCTGAACAGTCAGCAAGTGATATGGGTATACCTCCAGCAAGTTGGTTGTGGGAAACATTGAAATCCACCAAATGTATAAGCTTTCCAACTTCTGGAGGCAGAGAACCACTAAACGAATTTTCACCTATTTTCATGTACATCAGTGATGAGTGCGTCTGCAAAAAATGAGGTGATATAATTccagtgaagttgttttgagaCATATCCAGATATTGCAAATTTTGACAGTTCATAAGAACATTGTCAAATATATTGCCCCCTTCAAACTGGttaaatgataagtccagacgGTATAGACCTGTGGCATTGCATAGGGTAGAGACTATCTGTCCTGACAACTCATTTTGGTCTAGACTTAGAAATTGCAAATTTTGTAATTTGTCAAAATCTCTTGGAATGACCCCTGAAAGAGAGTTTAATTCAAGGCCAAGGAGATATAGGTTGACAAATTTTCCAAACCCTTCTGGAATGGTTCCTGACAGTTGATTTCCCCCCAGGAGTAGTTCTGTGAGTTGATTTGAGAGATTGGCCATGACTCTAGGTATATTACCTCCAAATTTATTGCCACTCAAGGAAAGATTTCTGAGATTACTGCAGTTGGTCACTGATGCAATAAAGTCCAAGTCTCCGGTAGAATTATTCCCAAAGAAATTAAGAGCAAGATTTAATAATTGAAGATTTGTAAGATCTCCTAAATTAGTTGGGATTTGGCCTTTAAAATTATTTCTAGCAAGATCGAGTACCTCAAGCCCAGAAGCATTAGTGATTGAAGTTGGAAAGTTTCCATACATGTTGTTCCCCCCAACATACAACATTTGTAGATTTGGTAGGGTGAGACCTATGTTGGTTGGGAGATTGCCATGAAAGGAATTGCCGGTCACTGAAATGACAGTAATGGCTGAACTATTAAAGATGGAGGCAGGGATTATACCAGATAGTTTATTTTCAGCAGCTGCTAACAGAACCAACCTTAAGAGCCCCATCTCCATGGGCAAATTTCCCTCCAGATTGTTCAAGTCGAGACCGATTCGGATCAATGATGATAAGTTCCCAATGGAAGAGGGAATCTGTCCCGTCAAATTGTTTGATAAAAGATTTAACTTttcaagcttcttcaaattgctCAGCTGATCAATAGGAATCTTGCCTTCTAGCTTATTCTCCCTTAGGCTAAGTGTTATCAACTCTGAGCAGTAGCTCAGGTTTGCTGGGATTTTTCCACTGATTGCGTTACTTGACAGGTTCAAGACTCTCAGCCTGAAGAGGCGACCGAATTCTTGGGGAATCCCACCATGGAATTGATTCTCCCCAAGTTGGATGAACCTCATGAAGCTGAGATTTCCGACATGAGGAGATATGGTTCCAGACAACTGCTTATCCCTTAGAGTCAAGGCCGTCACCCTTTGATGTCGAGTACTGCAGGTGACTCCTTCCCACTGACAATGGTGTTGTGAATGGTTCCAGGAATTCAGGACTCCAAACGGGTCATCATATATCTGATTCTTGAATTCAAGCAGAGCCAGGCGATCAgtctcattttgaaattttttggaagcTGAAACATGGCTTACTGAAAAGGTCATGGCAACTGAGAGTAGGAGAAAAATGGTTGCTAATGTCGATGAGCGAAGTCCCCACATGGTCTTTGTTGGGATTGGCTACAAACTGATGATTGAATGATAAAAGTTTCTGCGGAATGGGAACAATAATGTTTGAGCTGTTATAGAATCTTGTGTATAGCCCACACAATTGGAACTAATTTTCTGCGGAAAATGAGCTAAACCTCGTTGTCAGAACTTAATACAGAAATGGTCAGTAAGCTTCCACCAACTTG
It includes:
- the LOC140012606 gene encoding putative receptor-like protein kinase At3g47110, which codes for MWGLRSSTLATIFLLLSVAMTFSVSHVSASKKFQNETDRLALLEFKNQIYDDPFGVLNSWNHSQHHCQWEGVTCSTRHQRVTALTLRDKQLSGTISPHVGNLSFMRFIQLGENQFHGGIPQEFGRLFRLRVLNLSSNAISGKIPANLSYCSELITLSLRENKLEGKIPIDQLSNLKKLEKLNLLSNNLTGQIPSSIGNLSSLIRIGLDLNNLEGNLPMEMGLLRLVLLAAAENKLSGIIPASIFNSSAITVISVTGNSFHGNLPTNIGLTLPNLQMLYVGGNNMYGNFPTSITNASGLEVLDLARNNFKGQIPTNLGDLTNLQLLNLALNFFGNNSTGDLDFIASVTNCSNLRNLSLSGNKFGGNIPRVMANLSNQLTELLLGGNQLSGTIPEGFGKFVNLYLLGLELNSLSGVIPRDFDKLQNLQFLSLDQNELSGQIVSTLCNATGLYRLDLSFNQFEGGNIFDNVLMNCQNLQYLDMSQNNFTGIISPHFLQTHSSLMYMKIGENSFSGSLPPEVGKLIHLVDFNVSHNQLAGGIPISLADCSDLENLYMQSNFFQGTIPPNLASLKSIQQVDLSSNNLTGPIPKELEKLQFLSYLNLSHNDIEGEIPNTGVFSNASQISLIGNKKLCGGIPELEFPPCPVIKGKNRGKLKVVILLSIVLPATLLVLGALLLYFFVCQKGERRMAAGFSTMPTRVDKLLQISYHELLRATSGFSPENLIGSGNFGSVYEGRLEKHGNKLVAVKVLDLQKNGASKSFKAECKALRNIRHRNLVSIVSYCSSIDSKGDEFKALVYELMGNGNLDLWLHPSETTDQATSSRSLNLLQKLNIAIDVASALQYLHDHCEAEIVHCDLKPSNILLDNDLVAHVGDFGLARLLPKPVHTSSEQRTSSTIAIKGSIGYAAPEYGMGLAASTQGDVYSYGILLLEIITGKRPTDDIFVGDLDLHNYVNGALHERVPEIVDPLLLLEGDENRNMTPGGKTINVGREIDCIISLLKIGLKCSARLPNDRMHMNEVVRKLHLIKDVFLGVRVYQENFEA